From the genome of Solanum dulcamara chromosome 12, daSolDulc1.2, whole genome shotgun sequence:
ttggatttttttgaaagcaaaattaatttaaaaatgaaaaaagtggAAAGAATGATTGTTTtccaaatttcaaattcaacttGACCAaacattatatatttttcaaataagaaaaataaattttccaaataaataaataaatgatattcatgatgaacaacaacaacaataatatactcAATAAAATCTCATAAATGAAGTCTGGAGAGAATAAAACGTACACAAATCTTACCACTACTCACGGTGAAACGGGTCAAAATTTGAATCCCAACATGTTTCCCGAAGAAACTGACTCGAAAAGCCCATTGTATGCTAAAGCCCAAAAAGAACCCAAAGATCCGAGACTTTCATTCATTActatctttttttctcttctggTTGCTGAGTTTTTTCCAATTTCCCAATGGGCGACAAACCCTAATCCTCTTCAGCTTTAGGTGAAACTCCATCTCTTTATGCTTGTGAATTATACATATACACCATCTTCATACAAGCAATTCTTCTTTAGCGAATAAGTACTTTTTaggatttatttcttttttgtgcATTTTGGGTATGTCTTCGTATTTGAGCGAACTGAATTTGGGTTTTTTTTTGGTTGCCTTTATTTTTTGAGGCGTGGCTTTAGGGTTGAGCCGCCCTTGTGTACACTGgcaatgttgttgttgtttttgctgTTTTATCAAGTGATTAAGCTCATTTGAGTTGATGGTCTATTGGAAACAAACTCTATGTTGGGATAAAGTATGGGTACAGTCTATCCTCCCTAGACCcgacttgtgggattacattgaGCTGATGGTCTATTAGAAACAAGCTCTGTGTAGGGATAAAGTCTACTTACATTCTATCCTCCTCATACCTGACCTGACTTGTGGGATTACTTGTTTTTTTTGTCAAGTGGTTCAGCTCCTTTGAGCTGATGGTCTATTGGAAACAAACTTTGTGTAGTGATaaagtctgcgtacattctatccTTGTTAGACTCGACTTGTGGGATTACAGTGTGCATATTGTTGTTTTTTTGTCAAGTGGTTAAGCTCCTTTGAGCTGATGGTCTATTGGAAACAAACTCTTTAGCCAAAAGTTAGGGGTAAGGTCTAGTGGtctacatcctaccctcccaaGACCCaatttgtgggattacactagcaatgttgttgttgttttatcaAGTAGTTAAGCTCCTTTGAGTGGATGACAAACTCTttacccaaaaggtaagggtaagGTCTAGTGGTCTACATCCTACACTCCCAAGACCCAACTTGTCGGATTACACATgcaatgttgttgttgttgttgttttatcaAGTGGTTAAGCTCATTTGAGATGAGGtctattggaaacaacctctttacCCAAAAAGTAGAGGTAAGGTTTGTGTACATCCTAACTTCACAAGACCCAatttgtgggattacattgaCAATGTTGCCGTTGTTGTTTTATCAAGTGATTGTAGAAGAACTTATTAGAATAATGGTGTAACGTAGTTTGTTGGGGAAAAATTGAAGCTTGAAAAGTAGTGAAAGTTACATAGAGTATGAAGAGTATCAAGTAAATCTAAACAAAGGGAGTATTATATTTGTTCAGGATATGAAAGCATATTGTGCAAAATGTAATTTGTGTATGTTTGTTGGTTTTTCAAAAACTTAAGTATTTGTTAAAGTAGTCTTTTTGTTGTTTAATTGCTTGAAATGGACTGGGTATCTGAAACTGTGATGTATTTTGTACTTCTTGTCAAAtaagtttgatttgattttgctTATGGGTGTTTCTGGAGGATTAAtcctatatttttttagtttttgccTCAGAAGATTCATCTGCCCATTCAACCTCTATAATGGGGCGCAGTGACTCTAGATCACCTGCCAGGGGGCGTGGATCTCCTCGCAGGAGGAGCCCTTCACGCAGGGAGAGGTCACCTGCTCATAAAAGGAGTTCACATGCTGCAAGTTCAGCTGTAGCAGAGAAGCGTTCAAGACGTGCAAGGTCAAGATCTCCTGTTCCTCTTTCACCTGCTCGAGAGAGGCCTTCTAGTCGCAATAAATCCCCAAAGCGCCGAAAATCAATCTCCCCTGCATCTCGCTCCCCAATCAAAGAGAAACCTTCAAGTCGCATGAAGTCCCCCAAACGAGCTAGGTCAAGGTCTCCGGATTCAAAGCTGTTACAGGGAGAGAAGTCTTCAGGCCGAGCCAGGTCTCCTAGACGTGCCAAGTTGCAGTCTCCTGAACCTCGCTCACCCTCACCACGAACAAAAAGACTGAGGAGAGCAGAACGAGAGGCCGAAGAAAAATCAAGGGAGCGGGAGCCTGCGAAGAATCATGGAAGGTCTAGTGATAGGGATACACATAGGGAAACAGATTCTGACAGAATGTTGCGTGAATCTCGCTCACCATCACCGCGAACAAAAAGTCTAAGAAGAGCAGAACGAGAAGCTGAAGAAAAGTCAAGGGAACGGGAGCCtgaaaaaaatcataagagaGCTAGTGATAGGGCTACACATAGAGAAAAGGATTCGGACAGAATGTTGCCTGAATCTCGCTCTCCCTCACCACGAACAAAGAGACTAAGGAGAGCAGAACGAGAAGCTGAAGAGAAGCCGACGGAGCGGGAGCCTGAGAAAAATCATGGGAGAGCTAGTGATAGGGAGACACATAGGGAAAAGGATTCTGACAGAGTGATGCAAAGCGAAAGGAGAGAGAGAAAATCAGGAAAGGACTCAATAGATAATGGATCTTATAAGTCAAGAAATGGACGATCAGCTTCACCTTCAGAACGGCAGCATAGAAGTCGGCACAGATCGAGATCACCTGCAGCAGCCGATAGTAGAGCACATGCTGAGGTGTCTGGTGATATTCGATCACATTAAGTAACCTTTATTTATATGAAACAAACCATGCCTGCATTTCAGTTGCCTATGACAAACCTTAAAAACTGATAATGCTCTTTTGAAAAATTCACAACTGAGTTTGCCTAGCATTTTATTTATCTCCAGTTTTAGACTGGGAAAGCAGGGTAATGATGAAAGATTTAAAGCAAGAAAAATATGGTTGATGTCCATCTTATCTTCTCTTGTACTTAATCTTCTTGAGGTTTCCGCTGAATGTTTCACTCTTGAACAATGATTTAGGTCCTTTTTTCCCCTCTTATTCTAGAGTACCTAAGTAAATAGTGATTTTGCTAATTTCTCTGGTTGATTCTTGTGGAAATCCTTGCATAGAACATCACTAATCAAAATTGTTTTGACTTATTTATTTGTTGGTCAGGCAAGTTCATTCAAATGGATGAGATgtttaaaaaactaaaattgcTGTATTTATCGACCTGAACAAAATAGCGGAGAACATTTGTAGATTTGAATTGCAATATCACACCATGTATAATTTCTGTACAACTTTATTGAGGTCCTACACATGAAAGATCCCCTATGCAACTTTTGGAGAGATTTATCATTTAATTGATGCAACTGTGTAATTGGATAGCTTTCACTGCACTTTAGTTTTAAAGTTGAGCTCTTATTGGGTGCTTCTGTTTTGCAGGCAACAAACTCAAGGAGAGGTGAACACAGGTAGGTTCCTGCCTTATATTTCCATGAAAGTATTACT
Proteins encoded in this window:
- the LOC129875877 gene encoding FHA domain-containing protein DDL, with the translated sequence MGRSDSRSPARGRGSPRRRSPSRRERSPAHKRSSHAASSAVAEKRSRRARSRSPVPLSPARERPSSRNKSPKRRKSISPASRSPIKEKPSSRMKSPKRARSRSPDSKLLQGEKSSGRARSPRRAKLQSPEPRSPSPRTKRLRRAEREAEEKSREREPAKNHGRSSDRDTHRETDSDRMLRESRSPSPRTKSLRRAEREAEEKSREREPEKNHKRASDRATHREKDSDRMLPESRSPSPRTKRLRRAEREAEEKPTEREPEKNHGRASDRETHREKDSDRVMQSERRERKSGKDSIDNGSYKSRNGRSASPSERQHRSRHRSRSPAAADSRAHAEATNSRRGEHRNGEDDSLSKMKEAEEALEAKNKDKPSFELSGKLAAETNRVRGITLLFNEPPDARKPDIRWRLYVFKGGEVLNEPLYVHRQSCYLFGRERRVADIPTDHPSCSKQHAVLQYRQVEKDNPDGTSLKQVRPYVMDLGSTNGTFINENRIEPERYYELFEKDTLKFGNSSREYVLLHENSA